From a single Streptomyces sp. NBC_01276 genomic region:
- a CDS encoding nuclear transport factor 2 family protein, with product MLDEQKRKEIVAEYFRKVNEGDIDAILTHFTEDARIEDPVGREPRVGRAAQREYFHSNVAAEVTVAPGHASVGQDGKQVAVPVAATMTNILDPNRTRTNINAVDVFTINADGLIEDMRVFWGMSDIGV from the coding sequence ATGCTGGACGAGCAGAAGCGCAAGGAGATCGTCGCGGAGTACTTCCGCAAGGTGAACGAGGGCGACATCGACGCCATCCTCACCCACTTCACCGAGGACGCCCGGATCGAGGACCCGGTCGGCCGCGAGCCCCGTGTCGGCCGCGCCGCGCAGCGCGAGTACTTCCACAGCAACGTCGCCGCCGAGGTCACCGTCGCCCCCGGCCACGCCTCCGTGGGCCAGGACGGCAAGCAGGTCGCCGTCCCGGTCGCCGCGACGATGACCAACATCCTCGACCCGAACCGCACCCGCACCAACATCAACGCGGTCGACGTCTTCACCATCAACGCCGACGGCCTGATCGAGGACATGCGCGTCTTCTGGGGCATGAGCGACATCGGCGTCTGA
- a CDS encoding type I polyketide synthase — protein sequence MSTPSEKVVEALRASLTETERLRRQNQHLVDAAHEPIAVVAMSCRFPGGIESPEDLWEFVAEEGDAVSGFPDNRGWDLGDTGTVREAAFVPDVDEFDAAFFGISPREALAMDPQQRLLLEASWETLERAGIDPLRLKGSQTGVYIGASQPSYAQSLGDEAEGAEGHLVTGSVASVISGRLSYTYGFEGPAVTIDTACSSSLVAVHLAAQALRQGECSLALAGGVTVMASPGLFVGFSAQGVMAFSGRCKAFAAGADGTSFSEGVGLVLLEKLSDARRNGHEVLAVIRGSAINQDGASNGLTAPSGKAQQRVIRAALANARLTPDQVDAVEAHGTGTTLGDPIEANALLATYGRGRPEGKPLWLGSIKSNIGHTQAAAGVGGIIKTVMSLRHGVLPKTLHVDAPSPHIDWAAGDVALLTESRTWPETDHPRRAAVSSFGLSGTNAHAILEAAPEAPPVPEREEEPAPAPAVGTGGPVPWVLSGKGAAALTAQTARLRRFVGADPALRPQDVALSLAATRSAFDHRAVALGSSREELLAALDAPVVAGVADAGGKTVFVFPGQGSQWAGMGVELLDSSPVFAARFAEVAGAVEEHVDWSVEGVLRGDGDLTRIEVLQPVLFTVMVSLAELWRAAGVRADAVVGHSQGEIAAAVVSGALTLRDAAKVVVLRSRLFADELVGNGAVASVSLSRAEAESRLVPYGDALSIAGINGPSAVTVAGDVAPLEELVAALEAEGVRAKIVPSTVASHCAQVEPLKERILDLLGFVEPRTGSVPLYSTVTGEVLEGPELTAAYWYENCRRPVSFEPVVRSLLADGFRAFVESSAHPVLTYGLVETAEAAGTEILATGTLRRGEGGLARFTTSLATAWTRGVDVDWTALSGPDAITVALPTYAFQRQSYWLKPAPVRPEAPATGPVGADETEARFWAAVEAEDLEALAGTLALDERRALGELLPALATWRRGQQARSTLDSWRYKVTWTPLTAGPAAAPAPAGTWLIVAPPAAGGVAGTVAAGLAARGVETVLFETDPAAADRAALTARLGETTAALPGLGGVLSLLALDEAAGATGTHVLVQALADAGITARHWAATRGAVAAGRADAPAIPAQARVWGLGRVVALEQPGSWGGLVDLPPALDQRALDRLARLLAGGYGDEDQVAVRTSGVLGRRLVRAPLGDREPVRRWEPSGTVLVTGGTGGVGAQVARRLAATGAAHLVLVGRRGPDTPGATELAAEIRALGAEVTLAACDVADRAQLEAVLDAIPAGQPLTAVVHAVGVPQYTLAGETTAQEFEALSAAKVAGADHLDALLADADLDAFVLFSSNSGVWGAARHTAYASANAYLDALAQRRRARGRSATSLAWGAWGGGGMMELEGAEEYMRRRGVLEMDPRAALNAMVQAVEHDETFVAVADVDWARFAPGFTSERPSALLTDLVPQAAPTAPRPADDSSSELVRSLRAASPGERTTLLTDLVRDRAASVLGHASGEAIEAGRAFKELGFDSLTVVELRNRLTDATGLTLPATLVYDHPSPVALARFLGAELLGSGEQEPSAPAADGHGAAGDEDPVVIVGMSCRLPGGIETPEQLWQAVSEGEDLVGDLPRDRGWRIADAATGGAAEGEEGFQAVKTLSQAGLLRGIGEFDAAFFGISEAEALVMDPQQRILLETAWEAFERAGVDPRGLTDEQIGLYLGVGYQGFLPTERIPEESEPHFGSGIAPAIASGRVAYALDIHGPTLTVDTGCSSSGVALHLAVQSVRRGECAMSLAGGVTVLSAPVAWHHMGGAAADGRCKPFSEDADGTGWGEGAGMVLVERLSRARRLGHPVLAVVRGSAVNHHGAGNGLTAPSGVSQQRLIRQALADAGLSARDVDAVEGHGTGTPLGDAIEAEALLATYGQDRPADRPLLLSTVKSNIGHPQSASGVTGVIKTVLALRHALLPQTLNVKEPTSRVDWSAGAVRLVTEPTPWPETGRPRRAGVSSLGASGTQVHLILEAPPAEEPARAGRSGGAPGAVAVPLSGRTPGALRAQAARLGAALAEDPALDPADVGFTLATGRAAFEHRAVVLAADREELLGALGSVERGEDDPRVVSAGSARIAFTGAVRGLANAPYAARPVFADARDAVRAHLDVRLAAPFPPVAEAFAEEVALFRLYESWGLAPQALLVSGPGRLAAAHVAGALGLEEAVEALAVLAEGGRPRVTATARPEIALLDAESGEPLGEDWTEGLAEALAAPAPAPAPAPDPDRAADAPLALAAAFHSAGEPVDWAAVFEDSGAHRVDLPTYPFQRERFWIFG from the coding sequence ATGAGCACCCCCTCGGAAAAGGTCGTCGAAGCGCTGCGGGCGTCGCTGACGGAGACGGAACGGCTGCGCCGGCAGAACCAGCACCTGGTGGACGCCGCGCACGAGCCGATCGCCGTCGTCGCCATGAGCTGCCGCTTCCCCGGCGGCATCGAATCCCCCGAAGACCTGTGGGAGTTCGTCGCCGAGGAGGGGGACGCGGTCTCCGGCTTCCCCGACAACCGCGGCTGGGACCTCGGCGACACGGGAACGGTGCGCGAAGCCGCGTTCGTCCCCGACGTCGACGAGTTCGACGCCGCGTTCTTCGGGATCTCGCCGCGCGAGGCCCTCGCGATGGACCCCCAGCAGCGGCTGCTGCTGGAGGCCTCGTGGGAGACGCTGGAGCGGGCCGGCATCGACCCGCTCCGGCTCAAGGGCAGCCAGACCGGCGTCTACATCGGCGCCTCCCAGCCCTCGTACGCCCAGAGCCTCGGCGACGAGGCCGAGGGCGCCGAGGGGCACCTCGTCACCGGCTCCGTGGCCAGTGTGATCTCCGGCCGCCTCTCCTACACCTACGGGTTCGAGGGTCCCGCGGTCACCATCGACACCGCGTGCTCCTCCTCCCTGGTCGCCGTGCACCTCGCGGCCCAGGCGCTGCGCCAGGGCGAGTGCTCGCTCGCCCTGGCCGGCGGGGTCACCGTGATGGCGTCCCCCGGCCTGTTCGTCGGCTTCAGCGCCCAGGGGGTCATGGCGTTCAGCGGCCGCTGCAAGGCGTTCGCGGCCGGCGCCGACGGCACCTCCTTCTCCGAGGGCGTCGGCCTGGTCCTGTTGGAGAAGCTCTCCGACGCGCGCCGCAACGGCCACGAGGTCCTCGCCGTCATCCGCGGCTCCGCCATCAACCAGGACGGCGCCAGCAACGGCCTGACCGCCCCCAGCGGCAAGGCCCAGCAGCGCGTCATCCGGGCCGCGCTCGCCAACGCCCGCCTCACCCCCGACCAGGTCGACGCGGTCGAGGCGCACGGTACGGGCACCACCCTCGGCGACCCCATCGAGGCCAACGCCCTGCTCGCCACGTACGGACGCGGCCGGCCCGAGGGCAAGCCGCTGTGGCTGGGCTCCATCAAGTCCAACATCGGGCACACCCAGGCGGCGGCGGGCGTCGGCGGCATCATCAAGACCGTCATGTCGCTGCGCCACGGGGTGCTCCCCAAGACCCTGCACGTCGACGCGCCGTCCCCGCACATCGACTGGGCCGCCGGCGACGTCGCACTCCTGACGGAGTCCAGGACCTGGCCCGAGACCGACCACCCGCGCCGGGCCGCCGTGTCCTCCTTCGGCCTCAGCGGCACCAACGCGCACGCCATCCTGGAAGCCGCCCCCGAGGCACCCCCCGTTCCGGAGCGGGAGGAGGAGCCCGCCCCGGCCCCCGCCGTGGGCACGGGCGGTCCCGTCCCGTGGGTGCTGTCCGGCAAGGGGGCGGCGGCGCTGACCGCGCAGACCGCCCGCCTGCGCCGGTTCGTCGGGGCGGACCCCGCGCTGCGCCCGCAGGACGTGGCGCTCTCGCTGGCCGCGACCCGCTCGGCGTTCGACCACCGGGCCGTGGCGCTCGGCTCCTCCCGCGAGGAGCTCCTCGCCGCGCTCGACGCGCCCGTCGTGGCCGGCGTCGCGGACGCGGGCGGCAAGACGGTGTTCGTCTTCCCCGGCCAGGGCTCGCAGTGGGCCGGCATGGGCGTCGAACTCCTCGACTCCTCGCCGGTGTTCGCGGCCCGCTTCGCCGAGGTCGCGGGGGCCGTCGAGGAGCACGTCGACTGGTCGGTGGAGGGGGTGCTGCGCGGGGACGGGGACCTGACCCGCATCGAGGTGCTCCAGCCGGTCCTGTTCACGGTGATGGTGTCGCTGGCCGAGCTGTGGCGGGCCGCCGGCGTGCGGGCCGACGCGGTGGTGGGCCACTCGCAGGGCGAGATCGCCGCCGCCGTCGTCTCGGGGGCCCTGACCCTCCGGGACGCGGCGAAGGTGGTCGTGCTCCGCTCGCGTCTGTTCGCCGACGAGCTGGTCGGCAACGGCGCCGTCGCCTCCGTCTCCCTGTCGCGCGCCGAGGCCGAGTCCCGGCTCGTCCCGTACGGGGACGCGCTGTCGATCGCCGGGATCAACGGTCCGAGCGCGGTGACGGTGGCCGGTGACGTGGCTCCGCTGGAGGAGCTGGTCGCCGCCCTGGAGGCCGAGGGGGTGCGCGCGAAGATCGTGCCGTCCACGGTGGCCTCCCACTGCGCGCAGGTGGAGCCGCTGAAGGAGCGGATCCTGGACCTGCTGGGCTTCGTGGAGCCGCGGACCGGTTCCGTCCCGCTGTACTCGACCGTGACGGGCGAGGTGCTGGAGGGTCCCGAGCTGACGGCGGCGTACTGGTACGAGAACTGCCGCCGGCCGGTGTCCTTCGAGCCGGTCGTCCGCTCCCTGCTGGCCGACGGGTTCCGGGCGTTCGTGGAGTCCAGCGCGCACCCGGTGCTGACGTACGGGCTGGTGGAGACGGCGGAGGCCGCGGGCACGGAGATCCTGGCCACCGGCACGCTGCGGCGCGGTGAGGGCGGCCTGGCCCGCTTCACCACCTCCCTGGCCACCGCCTGGACCCGCGGCGTCGACGTCGACTGGACCGCCCTCAGCGGCCCGGACGCCATCACCGTCGCCCTGCCCACGTACGCCTTCCAACGCCAGAGCTACTGGCTCAAGCCCGCCCCCGTCCGGCCCGAGGCGCCGGCCACCGGACCCGTCGGCGCCGACGAGACCGAGGCCCGCTTCTGGGCCGCCGTCGAGGCCGAGGACCTGGAGGCCCTGGCCGGCACCCTCGCCCTCGACGAGCGCCGGGCCCTCGGCGAGCTGCTGCCCGCCCTCGCCACCTGGCGGCGCGGACAGCAGGCCCGCTCCACCCTCGACTCCTGGCGCTACAAGGTCACCTGGACCCCGCTGACCGCCGGGCCCGCCGCCGCGCCCGCCCCGGCCGGCACCTGGCTGATCGTCGCCCCGCCCGCCGCGGGCGGCGTGGCGGGTACGGTCGCCGCCGGCCTCGCGGCCCGCGGCGTCGAAACCGTCCTCTTCGAAACCGACCCGGCCGCCGCCGACCGCGCGGCCCTCACCGCCCGGCTCGGCGAGACCACCGCCGCCCTGCCCGGCCTCGGCGGGGTCCTCTCCCTCCTCGCCCTCGACGAGGCGGCCGGCGCCACCGGCACCCACGTCCTCGTCCAGGCCCTGGCCGACGCCGGGATCACCGCCCGGCACTGGGCCGCCACCCGGGGAGCCGTCGCCGCCGGCCGCGCGGACGCCCCGGCCATACCCGCGCAGGCCCGCGTCTGGGGCCTCGGCCGGGTGGTCGCCCTCGAACAGCCGGGCAGCTGGGGCGGTCTCGTCGACCTGCCGCCGGCCCTGGACCAGCGGGCACTGGACCGGCTCGCCCGGCTCCTCGCCGGCGGCTACGGCGACGAGGACCAGGTCGCCGTCCGTACCAGCGGCGTCCTCGGCCGCCGCCTGGTGCGCGCCCCGCTCGGCGACCGCGAGCCGGTCCGCCGCTGGGAGCCGTCCGGGACCGTCCTGGTCACCGGCGGCACCGGAGGCGTCGGCGCACAGGTCGCCCGCCGCCTCGCCGCCACCGGCGCCGCCCACCTCGTCCTCGTCGGCCGGCGCGGCCCCGACACCCCGGGCGCGACGGAACTCGCCGCCGAGATAAGGGCGTTGGGCGCCGAGGTGACCCTCGCCGCCTGCGACGTGGCGGACCGCGCACAGCTGGAGGCGGTCCTCGACGCGATCCCGGCCGGACAGCCCCTGACCGCGGTCGTCCACGCCGTCGGCGTCCCGCAGTACACCCTCGCCGGCGAGACCACGGCGCAGGAGTTCGAGGCGCTCTCGGCCGCCAAGGTGGCCGGCGCCGACCACCTCGACGCCCTCCTCGCCGACGCCGACCTCGACGCCTTCGTCCTCTTCTCCTCCAATTCCGGGGTGTGGGGCGCGGCCCGGCACACCGCCTACGCCTCCGCCAACGCCTACCTCGACGCCCTCGCGCAGCGGCGCCGGGCCCGCGGCCGGAGCGCCACCTCCCTCGCCTGGGGCGCCTGGGGCGGCGGCGGCATGATGGAACTGGAAGGGGCCGAGGAGTACATGCGCCGCCGCGGCGTCCTCGAAATGGATCCGCGGGCCGCCCTGAACGCCATGGTCCAGGCCGTCGAACACGACGAGACCTTCGTCGCCGTCGCCGACGTGGACTGGGCCCGCTTCGCCCCCGGCTTCACCTCCGAGCGCCCCAGCGCCCTGCTCACCGACCTCGTGCCGCAGGCCGCGCCCACCGCGCCCCGGCCCGCCGACGACTCCTCCTCCGAGCTGGTCCGCAGCCTGCGCGCGGCCTCCCCGGGCGAGCGCACCACCCTGCTGACCGACCTCGTACGGGACCGGGCGGCCTCCGTGCTCGGCCACGCCTCGGGCGAGGCGATCGAAGCGGGCCGGGCCTTCAAGGAACTCGGCTTCGACTCGCTCACCGTCGTCGAACTGCGCAACCGGCTCACCGACGCGACCGGACTGACGCTCCCGGCCACCCTGGTATACGACCACCCGAGCCCGGTCGCCCTCGCCCGCTTCCTCGGCGCCGAACTCCTCGGCTCCGGCGAGCAGGAGCCGTCCGCTCCCGCCGCCGACGGCCACGGCGCCGCCGGGGACGAGGACCCCGTCGTCATCGTCGGGATGAGCTGCCGCCTCCCCGGCGGCATCGAGACCCCCGAACAGCTGTGGCAGGCCGTCTCCGAGGGCGAGGACCTCGTCGGGGACCTGCCGCGCGACCGCGGCTGGCGGATCGCCGACGCCGCCACCGGGGGCGCGGCCGAGGGCGAGGAGGGCTTCCAGGCCGTCAAGACGCTCAGCCAGGCCGGACTGCTGCGCGGCATCGGCGAGTTCGACGCCGCCTTCTTCGGCATCTCCGAGGCCGAGGCCCTCGTCATGGACCCCCAGCAGCGGATCCTCCTCGAAACCGCCTGGGAGGCCTTCGAGCGCGCCGGGGTCGACCCCCGCGGACTCACCGACGAGCAGATCGGCCTCTACCTCGGCGTCGGCTACCAGGGCTTCCTGCCCACGGAGCGGATCCCCGAGGAGAGCGAACCGCACTTCGGCAGCGGCATCGCCCCGGCCATCGCCTCCGGCCGGGTCGCCTACGCCCTCGACATCCACGGCCCCACCCTCACCGTCGACACCGGCTGCTCCTCGTCCGGCGTCGCCCTGCACCTGGCCGTCCAGTCGGTCCGGCGCGGCGAGTGCGCGATGTCCCTCGCCGGCGGAGTCACCGTCCTGTCCGCCCCGGTCGCCTGGCACCACATGGGCGGCGCCGCCGCCGACGGCCGCTGCAAGCCCTTCTCCGAGGACGCCGACGGCACCGGCTGGGGCGAGGGCGCCGGCATGGTGCTCGTCGAACGCCTGTCCCGGGCGCGGCGCCTGGGCCACCCGGTCCTGGCCGTCGTACGGGGCTCCGCGGTCAACCACCACGGCGCCGGCAACGGCCTCACCGCCCCCAGCGGCGTCTCCCAGCAGCGCCTCATCCGGCAGGCCCTGGCCGACGCCGGCCTGAGCGCCCGGGACGTGGACGCGGTCGAGGGCCACGGCACCGGAACCCCGCTCGGCGACGCCATCGAGGCCGAGGCCCTGCTCGCGACGTACGGCCAGGACCGCCCGGCGGACCGGCCGCTGCTGCTGTCGACCGTCAAGTCCAACATCGGCCACCCGCAGTCCGCCTCCGGCGTCACCGGCGTCATCAAGACGGTGCTGGCCCTGCGCCACGCCCTGCTCCCGCAGACGCTGAACGTCAAGGAGCCCACCAGCCGCGTGGACTGGTCGGCGGGCGCCGTACGCCTGGTCACCGAGCCCACCCCGTGGCCGGAGACCGGCCGCCCGCGCCGGGCCGGGGTCTCCTCGCTCGGCGCCAGCGGCACCCAGGTCCACCTGATCCTCGAAGCCCCGCCCGCCGAGGAGCCGGCGCGGGCCGGCCGGTCCGGCGGCGCCCCGGGCGCCGTCGCGGTCCCGCTGTCCGGCCGCACCCCGGGGGCGCTGCGGGCCCAGGCGGCGCGCCTGGGCGCGGCACTCGCCGAGGACCCCGCCCTCGACCCCGCCGACGTCGGCTTCACGCTGGCCACCGGCCGGGCCGCCTTCGAACACCGGGCGGTCGTGCTCGCCGCGGACCGCGAGGAGCTGCTGGGGGCGCTCGGCTCGGTCGAACGGGGTGAGGACGATCCCCGGGTCGTCTCCGCAGGCTCCGCGCGGATCGCGTTCACCGGAGCCGTACGCGGCCTCGCCAACGCCCCGTACGCGGCCCGGCCCGTCTTCGCCGACGCCCGGGACGCCGTACGGGCGCACCTCGATGTCCGGCTGGCGGCCCCCTTCCCGCCCGTCGCCGAGGCCTTCGCCGAGGAGGTGGCCCTCTTCCGGCTGTACGAGAGCTGGGGGCTGGCTCCCCAGGCGCTGCTGGTGTCCGGCCCCGGCCGGCTCGCCGCCGCGCACGTCGCGGGCGCGCTCGGCCTGGAGGAGGCCGTCGAGGCGCTGGCCGTCCTCGCGGAGGGCGGGCGGCCCCGGGTGACGGCTACGGCGCGGCCGGAAATCGCCCTCCTGGACGCCGAGTCCGGGGAACCGCTCGGCGAGGACTGGACCGAGGGCCTCGCCGAGGCCCTGGCCGCCCCGGCCCCGGCCCCCGCCCCGGCCCCGGACCCGGACCGGGCGGCCGACGCGCCGCTGGCCCTGGCCGCCGCCTTCCACAGCGCCGGCGAACCGGTCGACTGGGCGGCGGTGTTCGAGGACAGCGGGGCCCACCGCGTGGACCTGCCGACCTACCCCTTCCAGCGCGAACGGTTCTGGATCTTCGGCTAG